Sequence from the Streptomyces mobaraensis NBRC 13819 = DSM 40847 genome:
GCGGCGAGCAGGGGCGCGGCGGCGTCGGCGCGGGCCAGTTCGGCGGCGAAGTCGGGGCGGAGCAGGGCGGCGACGGGCTGGGTGACGGCCAGGTGGCGGTCGACGATCCAGGAGGGCAGGAAGCCGAGGGTGCCGAGGAGGGTGCGCAGGTACGGCGGCAGGAGCCCGGCCGCGACCAGCCGGGCGTAGCCGCGGTCGGCCTTGTCGCGGGCGTCGGCGGACAGGCTGAGCGTCAGGTCCTTGCGGAACTGGGGGTAGCCGAGGAACAGTTCGTCCCCGCCCTCCCCGGCGAGGACGGCGGTGAATCCCGCCTTCTTGATGTGCGCGCTGTGCAGGTACCGGGCGATGCCGTGCGAGTTCTCCTGCACCATCTCGCCGGCGCGGACGACGTCCCGCAGGTGGTCCGCGAAGTGGGCGCGTTCTGAGGCGACTTCGCGGTGGTCGATGGCCAGGTGGGCGGCGGTGCGCCGGGCGACGGCGCTCTCGTCGAAGGCGGGGTCGTCGAAGCGGACGGTGAAGGCGGTGAGCCGGGTGTGGCGGGCGGCGGAGGCGGCGACGGCGGAGGAGTCCAGGCCGCCGCTGAGGTGGCAGGCGAGGGGCACGTCGGCGACGGTACGCAGCCGTACGGCCTCGTCGGTCCGTTCGCGTACCGCGTCCAGGTGGTCGTCCAGGCTTCCCCGGGCGGCGAGTTCGCCGGCGGGCGGGTATTCGAGGTCCCAGTAGGGGGTGACGCGGGTGCCGTGGGCGTCGGCGGTGAGGTGGCAGCCGGGCGGGAGCTGCCGGATGCCGGCGAAGAGGGTGCGGTCGGGGGGCAGGCCGAGCTGCAGGTGCGCGGCGAAGGCGGCGGTGTCCCAGCGGGCGGGGGCGCCGCAGGAGAGCAGGGCCCTGATCGTCGAGGCGACGTAGAGCCGCCCGTCGCGCTCGGTGTAGTAGAGGGGTTTGACGCCGAACCGGTCGCGGGCGGCGAAGAGGGTGGCGCGGCGTTCGTCCCAGAGGACGAAGGCGAACTCGCCGCGCAGCCGCTCCAGTGCCCGCCGGCCGTCCCGCAGGTACAGGTGGAGGGCGATCTCGCTGTCGCTGCCGGTGCGGAACCGGCAGCCGGCGGCGCGCAGTTCCGCGCGGATCTCCCGGTAGCCGTAGAACTCGCCGTTGACGACGAGCCGGACGGTGCCGTCCGGGCCGGCGACCGGCTGGCGTCCGGCGGCGGGGGCGATCACGGCGAGCCGGGTGTGGCCGAGGGCGGCCCGGCCGGTGGGCGAGACCCAGGTGCCTTCGCCGTCGGGGCCGCGCGGGCGCAGGTCGGCCATCGGCGCGGTGAGTTCACCGCCGTCGAGTCCGCCGTCGGCGGAGCGGATCGCCACGATGCCGCACACGGGCCTCACTCCCCCGGTGCCGGGCGCGGCACCACGAAGGTGAGGGCGGCCAGGGGTTCGGTGCCGTCGTTGCGCAGGGTGCTCGGTGCGGCGGTGTCGTGGACCAGGCACTGTCCCGTGCCCCAGGGCACCGGGCCGTCGCCGACGCGGAGTTGCGCGGCGTCCGGCACGCGCAGTCCGAACAGGACGCGGAGGCCGGCGTCGGAGCCGGATGCGGGGTCGGCGGTGGCGGCGGGGTGGTGGTGGGACGCGCCGGGCGGGACGACGAGGAGGTCGGCGCGGCCGGAGTCGAGGGTGGCCTCGGGGATCGAGGCGAGCAGGGCGGTGGCCAGCGGGTGGGTGCGGTAGGCGGCGGCGGTCCAGGAGCCGTCGGCGAAGAGCACGGCTCCGGCGGCCGGGCCCGGCGCGTCGTCGAGTTCCGCGAGCAGCTTGGCGTGGGACTCGCGCAGGAGGCCGGTGAACCAGAAGGTCTCCGCGTCGTGAACGGCGTGGTCGGCATGGTCGGCGTGGTCGGCGTCCGGGGTGTTCCCTGCCCGGGCGATGACGGCCCGCAGCCTGTCCGTCTCCGCCTCGCGGTCCGGCTCGGTGCGCAGGAACAGGGCGTGGTCGGCGAAGGACTTCTCCCGTGTCATCCGGTGCCGCTGGTAGGTGGCGTCGAAGGGTGCCTTGTAGTCCTGGTAGTGCCGGTGTTCGACGAGGACGCCGGGGACGGGGTAGAGCCGGTGCAGCCGGTCGGCGATGTCGAAGACCCACTTCTCGACCTCCCACTGCTGGAAGATCGTCGGGGTGAAGTAGCCGAGGGTGCCGTACCAGGGCCGTGTCACCATCGGGAAGTCGCAGCCGCCCTCGGGGTACTGGCCGTCGTCGAAGTACAGGCACAGGACGCCGTCGGGGTGCAGGGCGCTCAGTTCGGTGACGCGGGCGTCGAGGGCGGTGTCCCAGCCGTAGTCGATGTAGAGCTGGTCGTCGTTGGCCATCATCAGCACGTCGCCGGCCGCGTTCCGGGCCAGGTGGTTCCAGGCATGGGGTACGCCGACGGGGGCGCCGACGTGCAGGGCGCACCGGCCGATCCGTCCGTAGCGCCACCGGGCGTGCTCGAACAGCTCGTGGTAGGCAGGGAGTTGGGGGTCGTCGTCGTCGACGTAGAAGAGGGCCTCGATCCGGCCGGGCGCGGCGGCGGTGCGGGCGACGCTGTCGAGGAAGCGTTCGACGTTGCCGACGCGTTCGCGGGTCGGGCACAGCAGCGACAGGGTCCGGGGCGGGGTGGCCGTGTGGTGGGCGGCGGAGAACGGGTAGCGCAGCCGGGAGAGCCCGCGGCGGGGGGCGAGCCGCAGCGCGTGGTCCACGGCCTGGCGGGCGCGGAGGCTGGTGTTGACGACGGACACCACCCAGGCGTTCTCCCCGCCGGAGGCCCGCAGCGCCCGGGTGGCGACGTCCTGCAGCTCGCGGCCCCGGAAGC
This genomic interval carries:
- a CDS encoding aspartyl/asparaginyl beta-hydroxylase domain-containing protein; this encodes MPEHRTPVKDLGRLLLGHAARFRGRELQDVATRALRASGGENAWVVSVVNTSLRARQAVDHALRLAPRRGLSRLRYPFSAAHHTATPPRTLSLLCPTRERVGNVERFLDSVARTAAAPGRIEALFYVDDDDPQLPAYHELFEHARWRYGRIGRCALHVGAPVGVPHAWNHLARNAAGDVLMMANDDQLYIDYGWDTALDARVTELSALHPDGVLCLYFDDGQYPEGGCDFPMVTRPWYGTLGYFTPTIFQQWEVEKWVFDIADRLHRLYPVPGVLVEHRHYQDYKAPFDATYQRHRMTREKSFADHALFLRTEPDREAETDRLRAVIARAGNTPDADHADHADHAVHDAETFWFTGLLRESHAKLLAELDDAPGPAAGAVLFADGSWTAAAYRTHPLATALLASIPEATLDSGRADLLVVPPGASHHHPAATADPASGSDAGLRVLFGLRVPDAAQLRVGDGPVPWGTGQCLVHDTAAPSTLRNDGTEPLAALTFVVPRPAPGE
- the asnB gene encoding asparagine synthase (glutamine-hydrolyzing), coding for MCGIVAIRSADGGLDGGELTAPMADLRPRGPDGEGTWVSPTGRAALGHTRLAVIAPAAGRQPVAGPDGTVRLVVNGEFYGYREIRAELRAAGCRFRTGSDSEIALHLYLRDGRRALERLRGEFAFVLWDERRATLFAARDRFGVKPLYYTERDGRLYVASTIRALLSCGAPARWDTAAFAAHLQLGLPPDRTLFAGIRQLPPGCHLTADAHGTRVTPYWDLEYPPAGELAARGSLDDHLDAVRERTDEAVRLRTVADVPLACHLSGGLDSSAVAASAARHTRLTAFTVRFDDPAFDESAVARRTAAHLAIDHREVASERAHFADHLRDVVRAGEMVQENSHGIARYLHSAHIKKAGFTAVLAGEGGDELFLGYPQFRKDLTLSLSADARDKADRGYARLVAAGLLPPYLRTLLGTLGFLPSWIVDRHLAVTQPVAALLRPDFAAELARADAAAPLLAAGAGLLAGRAPAHQATYLFAKTWLPGYLLAAERLDAAQAVEVRLPLFDHHLFDLVRHTPPAWYDKDGTGKYPLRAAMRHRLPREVTEGRKQGFLAPPMADDDTLLDALRERLAGPGAGDDPFFDPHAVRALLDRLAAAPPGQRSGGEKLLQLVASTAELADEFGLTTAPSGQKGGNGG